AGCAACATTAACCCATGGGCAAGGCACCCTGTGAGGCATCACTGGGGCGTACCCAGGGGGTCAGCAGGGCacatgaacagcagcagtgccacCCTCCAAGAGAggggagaaaacaggaaaagctgaACCTGACTGTTATTTGCCTGTAAATGAAGCAGCGCTGAGGCAGGGCACACGTGgctcctgccttcccctgcccTCTCCCACTGTTACTGACCTTCGGAAGGAGGCAGCTCCTGTTAGCTGAGAGAAAGCTTCCAGAAGAAGCATCCTGCCTGGATGTCAAGATCATGAGCTCTGGAGAACTTGCTGCTGCCCCTAATCCATCATTGCAGCCCCTAATCCATCACTGCAGCCACACAACTTCCTCCATAGCTAAAACACATGCTTTATTTCCACtttgaatttctcttttctgcttctgctgaatcTTGTTATACCTTTGTCTATTGAATTAAAAGCTCTTTGAtgcatttctgttctctgtATCGCTGCATACAAGCTATGCCAATTTTGCTTCTAAATCTAGCTCTTTGACAAGCTAAATGGCTTGAAATCCTTAAACCTCACACTTGAAGGAATGCTTTCCAATCTTTAATCATACCTTGACTGCCATTAATGACAGCACTTTCCTCCTTTATCACTCCTGTCCCATGTCAGACACTGCGAAACACTGCCCAGGATCAAAGTCAAGCTGACAGCCTCACCATTCTTCAGGTTACCTCATTTCTCCTTGTTATAAAACTGACACAGACTTCGCCTCCAGTCCCCTAAAGCTTTCCAGCTGCTGTAACATTGCCTGAAAGCCTGTGGGGACAGCCTTACCTACCTAGGGACAGCCTTACCTGCCCAGGAACAGCCTTACCTGCCCGGGGACAGCCTTACCTACCTAGGGACAGCCTTACCTGCCCAGGAACAGCCTTACCTACCCAGGGACAGCCTTACCTACCCAGGGACAGCCTTACCTACCCAGTGACAGCCTTACCCACCCAGGAACAGCCTTACCTACCCAGGAACAGCCTTACCCACCCAGGGACAACCTTACCTACCCAGGAACAGCCTTACCTGCCCAGGGACAGCCTTACCTGCCCAGGAACAGCCTTACCTGCCCAGGGACAGCCTTACCTGCCCAGGAACAGCCTTACCTGCCCAGGAACAGCCTTACCTACCCAGGGACAACCTTACCTGCCCAGGGACAGCCTTACCTGCCCAGGAACAGCCTTACCTGCCCAGggacagccccagcaccagccgGCCACCAGCAATCGACACGTGGACATTTAGAGCGAGATCCTGCaagcagagagggaagaggatCAGCCCCTGGAGATGTCCCCATCCCAGCTGCCAGTCACCCGGCCAGCTGCGTATGACACCGGTTGGAGGGGTTTCCATGCACACTCACAGCCTTCAGCAGCAGGACGTTGAGGATGGGTCCATCTGAAGGCCTAACGAACACCTGAACCAGCACCGAAAGCTCAACGGTGGCTTTCCTATCTTCCAAGAGGATGAGCGGGCTGCCAGCCAACGTTAGCCTAATGCTCAGCGGGCTGGTGCCACGGCAGGCAGAGCACTGCGGGGACCAGGGACACATGGGGGTGGGCGCCTGCACCCCCCAAAACTCTGCGGGGCCTCCCCCAAGGTCACACAGACCTTGGACAAGCCCAATGTACAGAGCAAAGAGGCCCAGCAGCACGGATCGGCGCTGCTTGCAGGGCGGACAGGGAAAGGGCAGTGGGGCAGCCTTGAGCACCCCATGGCCAggaggaggggagcaggagACCGGAGCCTGGCACATCCGGGTTCATCACTTGGATGTGCTTGGACCTGGCGAGGTCCACACAgaccctggcagcagcagaagtcaCTCACCCCCGTGGGGAGCAGGCTGGCGATGGCTTTCTGCAGGTCGCCGGCACTGGAGAACTGAGGGAACAgaagcacaagcagcagcagtgaattcTCCAGCTGATTTTGCTgaccccatcccaccagggccACCCCTCTCCAGCTCATGCCCCTCTTCCCAGCCCTGTTTGTGCTCCTGGGGACAGCTCCagctctctccctccctccctgtcccAAGGGAAGCCCCGGGAAGCTCAGTTACACGCAGCCCCTGAGCCCCCCACCTTCCCCATCGCTCCCCATCAGCTCCTGGTCAGACAAAGCAGACCCCGCTCCCCAGCCGAGGCTGCAGCGTGTCCCTCGTCACCTCCCCTGGCATCAAACACGGGTGCTGCCGCACTCACGATTTCAGGGGTGCAGGTGAAGGTCTGCGGTGGTATCCGGACCAGCAGGGACAGGACCGCGTTGAGGAAGCTCTGGCGCAGTCCCAGCACCAGGAGCTTGTCCAGCAGCGgaggcaaagcagaggaggaggagtcatgGGGGATGATGCTGCCTCCCACCTGCTTCACTGCACCCTGGGAAGAGAGGCAACAGGGACATGAAACCGACCCTCCGGAGCCATGACACATCCAGTCCTTGAGATGGACAGTGCGGGGCCTGCGTCAGCTGAAAGAGCCTCAGCTTAGGGAAAGCGTTGGACTCAGAGCAATTCCCTCTGTTTCCTAGGTGAAAGGAGCTGATGAAGACCAGAGTGCACAACTGAGGCCTTTCAGCTATCAACAGACTGTCCAAGTCACAGCTCACTGCTTCAGCTCACCCTCGAGGTCTCACTCCAAGAGCACACGATGGTGAGGGTGCTGCCAGCTGGGGTCCAGCCCAGCCTTCCCCACCTCCAGCACCCAGGCAGGCATGAGCCAGCCTCGGACCTACAACAAACTTGCACCCACACCAACTGCTTGCTCAGGAGGCCAGCTCTGAGCACATGGGGTGGCGGAGGCGAAGACTAATCCCAGAGAAGGACCTGCACtaaagcaagagcagcagcactgcctgtgcaCTGTTTGTTACTAGCCCTTGCTCTTCTTCACTGTGTCCCAGGAGCTTTTCGCCAGCCACTTTCTCTAAGCTCTCCTGTTTGAAAGTCCTGGTTGgttcttgctgctgttttttccttccagtgaGGCAGAGGTAAAGAATCCATCCATTAGCTTGGTTTAGCATTCACCCAGAACAGAGACCGAATAGCAAAGGCAAAAAGCAGTGACACCCAGTCCGCAGGCAAGGCGAGGGAGAGGATGGAAACAGCTTGTCCCAACAGTTACAAGCAGCCTGGGGATGAGTTTGTGAATGGAACAAGAGAAGGCTTGAAGAAAAGCACAGCAGTCACTTAATGGTGATTTAGATAAGGATCTGAGCAAGTCATTAGCAGCTGCTCCACGTGGTTGTACTGGAAAAGGACAACTCCCTTGGGATGAGGTGAGCGGGCACCTCCCAGGGTCCTGTCGCCCAGCATTAACTTACGTCCAAATCCAGGCCGAGGAAAGAGCCGGAGGTGAAGGGGAGGCTGGCCAGCTGGTAGTGAATGGTTCCTGCCGTGCCGACCGGGATCACCGCTGCACGGGGAGAAGGGTCCTCACAACACCAGGGAATGAGCAACACAAACCCTGCCCCAAGCCAGACCCTACACCCACAGCCCTGATCCAAGCATTCACTGCTGGGTGATGCTCCAAATCCAGCTTTGTGGGATCTGCCGTTAGAACGTAGCCCCAGGAGAGCAAAGCTAAGCTAAATCCAAGAGTGATGTAAAACATGGCTTAAAGGGGGCCAAGGGGCGAGCAGGTCACTTGGGCTGCTCAGGTGTGAACTCAAGGCTCAACAGTcctgaagcagcacagctcctcctgatGCACTTATGGATGCGCATCCTCCCTGATGCACTTATGCACTGATGTAGGAAAGGGCACTTTCCACTGCAGGAGTGCAGGGAACACGGGGAAGCAGCACCCATTCTCCACCGGAAACACACCATTGAGAGTGCCCAGGAGCTGGATGTTCACCAGGTTCACCACGATATCAACCACCGGGCACAGCTGcaacacaaagcagaaatgtgAGGGCTCAGCCactgccccctccccagcctgatCCGACCCactcctttcaacccaaaccccatGGGGAAAAATGCTGTGTGGCGTTAGGCAGCAGCTGGGATGCTGTAAAGGACTTGGGGGCAGTGGAGCATCCCTGGAGCTGTGGTACCACACCAGAGGGGACTGCTTTGGTCTGGTCATAGGCATCGTGGCCAAGCAGCACACTCTGGTGATGtgggaaagcagcacagagatgctgcagcttCCTGCTGGTATTCCCACACATCGGCTGTGAAAGGAGGGCAATCTCCAGGCTTACCAAAGCGGGCAGGGTGGCTGTCAGCTGCTTGAGCACTATCTCATTCACTGATagggagagtaagctgggaaggaaagaaagaaaaaacatttccaatCACTACAACCACAGCGCAAGGGTCTCCAGCCTTCACTTCACCCTGCTGCATCCCCGGCCATCCTCTCcggagcactgctgcagctgatgctggcaggagcaggggctgtgcaggaggcaggagggaagggggctGCTATCCCACCGAGGGGAGAACCGGGCTTTATTCAGCACTGGGGGGTGCAGGAAAGGATTGAGCCTCTCCAGTGTCACCCGAGTTCGGCTGCGTCCCTCTGGGATTTCAGTCAGTGCCGTAGGTAGGGGAAGGTGGGGCTGTTATGAAATATCTGCCTCTGAGTTACTGGAAATGAACCATTTGTGTATGGAGTAACAAGAGGAGAAGTCTGTTGGGTAAcgtttcactgctgctgctgaatagATCGCTCGGGGATGGgtggtgcctgcaggcagcgcAGAGCCATTTACTTTTGATAATCGATACATTTCTGGGCTGTTGGGTTAGAACACGCAGCAGCACACTTGGCAAGCCACAGGCAGCAGGAATTCATAACACACCTCGTTATCGATGCCCCGGTTCTGCCTACACACACATCCGAGGAACTGCCATGAAGCCACTCGGGTACACCCACACTCCCCCTTGCCCCACGGGGAGCTCAGCATCCTGCACAGGATCACTTTAATCCTGTTCAGGCTTAAGATACAGCCCCCAGAGCGCGTGAGCCCCATTCTCGGTTCACTTACACAGGCTCTTCCAACCGGCTGCTGACAGAAATACAATGCATAATGCAAAAATTAATTAGGCGAAATTCAATGGACCCGAAAAGTGAGTAATTCAAAggcaataaaagaaaatatttcccgTGATCAGTTTACTGCTGCATCCATCAATACACAAGTCAGCGAATTCCTTCTGCCAGGAATTTCAGAAACACTGGGCAAGAGATGGGGCATTTGTGTGGAATTACCCATGCCTGCAGCGGTCAGGCCCAAGGTCCATATGCTCAGCATCTTTCTGCGGCAGCAGCCAAGGGCAGAGAATGAAACCAGGGCAGGCGACGGTGCTGTTTTCCTGGAACACTCCCTGCCCTGTTACTCCTGCCCTTGGGATAGCAATTCACTGGTTATGCCTGAAGAAAACAAGTTGGAAGAGGCACCAAACCTCGTATTTGGATCTTAAAACCTCCCCGGGCAAGCAGAGCAAATTAACCCTCATCTTCCAACCAGCACATTTGCTGCCAGTTCCACTGAAGCAACCGGCTTTGGCAACGGGAAAGAAATCACTTCCCCGAGGCCTGGCTCTGCATCAGCTCAGCACCGTCTGTGTCCTGGCAGACTGTTTAGATCACCGGATAAAGAGGGCTGCACGCAATGGAAAACATAAACCCACAGCACTTACCCAGAGAGGAGCTTGATCCTTATGGCACCGAGGATGCAGAGGCAGTCTTCAATGACCACCTGCACTGTGCCCGACTCGAAATTCGTGCATTTAATGTTTGCAGTAATGTTCACATCCACCAAGACATTGATTAGTTCTGAAAGGAGGCCAACCAAGCTGAAACCAGAGCATGGGTTGAACAGATTTCAGCTCCTGGCCTCTAACCAGAGAAACTCAGCGAAGCAGACAGCAACAAACTGCACCTCCGCATCCTGCAACTCAGTGCAAACGGCACAAACCACTTTTCCGTGCCTTTTCTGCTCCGTAGCTTTATTATAGGtgagaaataaacccaaggAAGGTGCAGAATGGTGCCCGCCAGGAAGCCCAGGGGTTGGGGTTTGTCTGCTCTCACCAGTTGCCGCCGAGCTCCAGCTTCGCGGCGATGCTGAGCTGGACCCCGatccctggcagcagcaccaccgACAGCTTGGGCAGCCGGACCTGGACGAGGTGCAGGCTGCGAACAACAGCACAGGCTGCACACGTGGAAAGCATCCTCTGCGCTGAGCAGCTGCACCCACCGAGGAACCCGCAGCCCCACAGCCACCTCTGCTGGAGGCACGAGTGGTGCAAGCAAGAGCCACCAGCTCCAGGATGGGAGCGTCTGCAGCTGAGAGCCAAGAGGAGGCAGCCCAGCACCAGACTGGGGTGGAAGCCAACTTCACAGAGCAGTGACCTTCTCTCTGTGGccccttctcccctctctcGTGCTGTCAAGTGCCCCTGAtatcaacagcagcagcagaggcatcATTCTGCAGCCTAACCTGCAGTGTGCTTCACCACCCACCTTACTACCACACAGAGGACCTTTATGGGGCCAGAATCTCAGTATCAAGATAAAACAAGGATAAGTTCTTGGGCCAATTGTGCCAACTGCAGCTCAGCTTTTGCTGCTTCAGAATGGGCAGCGATGGTGCCATCACTTACCCCGTGATGCTGGTGGGAGAGTTCAGCAGACCCCCTTCACCCATGATGTTTGGGAGCACGAGGccctgcaggtgctgctggaggagcccGTTCTGCAGTATGGCATCggagagaactggaaaacatCTGTATGTGAGGaccagcacctgcagcagggaCCTCTCCCCACTCAGTCAGGTCTGTCGTGGCAAAGGCATCACACACAAAGCCCCATTGCTCCCCAAAACTCCTCAAGTCATCAGCTGCTTCAATGCAGCCAAATCACACAGGGGATGATAGTCGACACCACGTACTAAGCCGAAGCCACCCTCCGTGGCTTAACCAGGAGGAGCGGCAGAGGAGAGCATCCCAGACCCCTGACTCGGAGCTGACAGTGCGGTTGTCACCAGCAGTGACAGGGGCTTCGCTCACAGCTCGCTTTGCCTTTCTGAAGGGTGCttgtgtctttctttctttgtttgaCAGAAGCACCTCGAAACAAGTATCTCTTTTTTTGCTGGAGCATTGCAAATATTGACACAGCTGCTGAACTTCCCAGCGCTGTTTGCCAAACATCGGCTGCTCCAGTATCGAAATGAGAGCTAAGAGGAAATAATCCAGATCCAGCCCTGAAGTTCCACAGCTGTTTGGTGCAGAAAAGTGCCCCAGGTCTGGAGCAGAGAGACCTCCCTGACCCATGGACGCAGCGATGGTGGCAGGAGCTCTGAGCAAagcctgcagccctgaggagctgCAAACTAGAGGGGAGGGTTTGCTCCACGTCCTGGCTCCACAGAGCTTTCCCCCCAGCCATAACTCGTGTTCTCTGGTTACCTTTCTGCAGTGCCCCCGGGCTGACGGCGCAGGACAGACCAGACAAGACTTCCCGAGAGGGCGAGAGGAGGCCACAGAAAAAGATGATTCCAAAAAGCTTCAGCATCGTCACCTCCGGAAGATTCCGCTGCTGGAAAGGGAGacagagggagagggggaagagcCTCTAGGAAGCGATCCCAGTGTCTTTACAAGGGATGAGGTCAAGAGGGAAATCCCTCCTCTGCTCTTTATTGAGCTCAAGAAgaccctgctccagcctggggcAGCAGGACCGTGTTCATGCCCACACGTGTGGGGTGACTTCAAGTGTGGGTCAGGAAAAGccctttcctgctcctttgtACTGGCCCAGAATATTCTGTGTGTTCACGCAAAAGAAAACCCGGCTGCTTTGCCCTGAAGTGATGTTAAAGCTGTTGTTACTGCTGCAGTAACAGGTGAAAAGTTACACGGGCTTTGGTGAGGGTCTTTGCCACGGGAAGCAGCTGAGGATTGTCCTTGTTCTTTCTCACTTTCCAAAGCAATAAACTAGAGCTCAGGTGACTAAAACAAGCTAACGCCGAGGTCATGATGCACTGAATATTAATATAAGTCTGAGGTGACAGAACGACTCGGAGCTTGGCGCACAGCAAAATCTCAGACGAAAGCAGCCAGCACACGGTACATGTGTCCTTCCAGAGCAGCGACACTGCCACCACCGCTCCCTGCCGCTGTGCAGCCTTCACTTTGATGCCCAGTTATTTGATGATGTTAttacctgcagcagcagcagccggcTGGGAACGGCGCTCGGATCCTCTCCGGCTCTCCTGGAACTCGTCGAGACCCTGCTTCGTCCTCCTCCTTTTTACCTGCACCAGAGATGGAAGAAGTCTCCCTTATATAAACCCGCAGCACCAGACACACCTTGCCCTCCCCACCTCCACGTCCCACCGCGGTCCCTCGTGCCCGTGCTCTCTGCAAGCAGCACCCAGCTGCCACCCCTCCTGATTTATACCAGGCAACGTCAGCGCTGGCTTGACCGGTTGCCATCTCCCTTTGCGGCCTGGATCACTCGGATGCcgctttccttcccccctccccagcctgtctTAAAAGGATGCTCTGCAGTGGTGGCCCCAGCTCAGAGGGGTCCCCATGCTCGGAGGACACCAATGTTGTGGGGAATCACAAACATTACTGAAGCATCTCAGTCTGGCAGGAGGCTGATGGAGCTGCCTGTACGGGaaagcagcacacagagcacatGGGCACGGATTCAAGGAAGCTTACAGTAGGAAACAATCTACTTTTCCCAATCCCCGAGGAGTTATGGAACTTATAATGCTCATTCCTATTTCAAATGCAGCGCTGCAAAAAGATTTTCTTGGCATAGAGAGGCTGCAGAAACCTGATGAATGCTGGCTTTGTGAAGACCAAGCTTCAAATTGATTTTGGTTGCACCTGTAAACACCGTCATGGATTGCCCGTCAAAATCGTGCTGCAATGTTGAAACGCAGCACTAAACATTTTGAATAAGCAGCAACTCTGTGAGCTagaggagagcagcagaaacGGGGGTTTCAAAGGGAAATCACACCCTCAGCAGCCGCCTTGGCCGGGCTCCGTGGAAGTTTCCATTGTGCAGAGCCCCGGGAAGATCTTATCTGGGGTCTTTGTTCGGGTCTGGTCACCCATGTTCGACAGGGACAGACTCCAGTGGAAACCGGGCAGCGAAGGGCTGCCACGACCACTGGGCATGGCAAGGAGCCTGGTCTCGGCCCAGCCGAGGTACGGGAGAGGGAGGGAATTGCTCCTTGGGCTCAGGgcaacactggcacaggagcaAACACAAGCCAATGCACAGGAGCAAACACAAGCCAATGCACAGGAGCAAACACAAGCCAATGCACAGGAGCAAACACAAGCCAATGCACAGGAGCAAACACAAGCCAATGCACAGGAACAAACACAAGCCAATGCACAGGAGCAAACACAAGCCAATGCACAGGAACAAACACAAGCCAATGCACAGGAACAAACACAAGCCAATGCACAGGAGCAAACACAAGCCAATGCACAGGAGCAAACACAAGCCAATGCACAGGAGCAAACACAAGCCAATGCACAGGAACGAACACAAGCCAATGCACAGGAACAAACACAAGCCAATGCACAGGAACGAACACAAGCCAATGCACAGGAACAAACACAAGCCAATGCACAGGAACAAACACAAGCCAATGCACTCGGGTTGAAGGCAGGAGAAAGCTGCCACCACCATGGCGAGTTTTGGGCTTGCTTTCCCACAGGAAACACTCAATCTGGGCTGGTTTTGGTGTGCTGACAACGGCCCAGTCCCACAACCTGGGAGCGAAGGCTGGAGCCGCAGCACCAAGAGAAAAACCATCTCCCAGTAGACGCAATCCCTCACCAGcaccctgcagtgcccacatCCTGCCGCCAGCTTGAGTCTTGCTTTCCCCGTCTCCTCCCCTGGGGTACCAGCGGGATCGACACCTACGGCTTTTATTGCTGACTCCACTGCTTGCCAGGGACACCCTTcccatctttctccttctttgttcCCTTTAAAGAACCTCACGTGCATGAGGCTGAATGTTGAGGTTCTACCTGACCCACACCGCGCACccagagcagtgagcagagGCCATAAGGATGAGGAAAGCAGCACATCCTACACACCATCGCAGGGAtttcttcttgctttgtgagGTGTTCTTATTCActcctctcctctgcctcctctcgCACACCCATATTTCATTCTCCCCTTGCAGCAGTGATTTAGATAGCATTTACCTGGAGGCTGAATCCAGTTCTGCAGTGACAAGGGAATGTATATTAAAATGAAGCATTGCAAGAAATGCTAGGAGAGATTATCACAACACAAATGCTGGAAAGTGGAAGGGTTTATGGAAAGACTAATACCCGCAGAGGAAAGATGCTCCGGAGCAGCCTCCGGCATCCTGAACACCAATGTGCACTTAAACAGCAACAGGAACTTTTGGAGGGTGATATAGAACTAAATAAATATCACAATGTGTTCAATATTGTTAAATTCACTGATACTTTTTCTCTAATATCCAGAACCACAGAAGCCCAGGGAAAGCTTAGAACTGCCATTCATCTCCGGCTGAGATGCGGAGCAACATCGAAGAACACCAAGAGATCAGAACTGGTCCACCGCAGTTTGAAGCCACCACCAGGT
This is a stretch of genomic DNA from Lathamus discolor isolate bLatDis1 chromosome 11, bLatDis1.hap1, whole genome shotgun sequence. It encodes these proteins:
- the LOC136020649 gene encoding BPI fold-containing family B member 4-like, which gives rise to MAWEKLRQALEFRAAALRQGHQHSTQRWGRGACRWAAHGAGKGPQAGTSENVIEEIEGEEENGASESLISSLHHSWVATSNRLAWIRSCYRITGIRPALPRAASQERPPGLGGLRDTGGARPPPPAVGPAPAADPQAASRGRYSPSGRGFEARPGGVRGALSRRGAGSRSALARCGARVPLSSPGEALRRGPRGSASPGRSLPSAEGRAPRAFLAPKLPPVWEPRGGSETCDISPPHRSRAAGGAQDPVGVNRGAEPPRSGQDRCLPRQGGRICIHHPAPGSCVGSCTGERSDTSASGKMLLTSVHAQHREPLQRNLPEVTMLKLFGIIFFCGLLSPSREVLSGLSCAVSPGALQKVLSDAILQNGLLQQHLQGLVLPNIMGEGGLLNSPTSITGLHLVQVRLPKLSVVLLPGIGVQLSIAAKLELGGNCLVGLLSELINVLVDVNITANIKCTNFESGTVQVVIEDCLCILGAIRIKLLSGLLSLSVNEIVLKQLTATLPALLCPVVDIVVNLVNIQLLGTLNAVIPVGTAGTIHYQLASLPFTSGSFLGLDLDGAVKQVGGSIIPHDSSSSALPPLLDKLLVLGLRQSFLNAVLSLLVRIPPQTFTCTPEIFSSAGDLQKAIASLLPTGCSACRGTSPLSIRLTLAGSPLILLEDRKATVELSVLVQVFVRPSDGPILNVLLLKADLALNVHVSIAGGRLVLGLSLGSTSLSLESSDAGISNISSLRPHCSSLLSETLVPLINGALSIGIPLPNVLGIPLIKVDIQILAGLLVILV